The following proteins are encoded in a genomic region of Acinetobacter chinensis:
- the aac(3)-IId gene encoding aminoglycoside N-acetyltransferase AAC(3)-IId produces the protein MHTRKAITEALQKLGVQTGDLLMVHASLKAIGPVEGGAETVVAALRSAVGPTGTVMGYASWDRSPYEETLNGARLDDEARRTWLPFDPATAGTYRGFGLLNQFLVQAPGARRSAHPDASMVAVGPLAETLTEPHELGHALGEGSPVERFVRLGGKALLLGAPLNSVTALHYAEAVADIPNKRWVTYEMPMLGRDGEVAWKTASDYDSNGILDCFAIEGKPDAVETIANAYVKLGRHREGVVGFAQCYLFDAQDIVTFGVTYLEKHFGTTPIVPPHEAVERSCEPSG, from the coding sequence CTTCAAAAACTCGGAGTCCAAACCGGTGACCTCTTGATGGTGCATGCCTCACTTAAAGCGATTGGTCCGGTCGAAGGAGGAGCGGAGACGGTCGTTGCCGCGTTACGCTCCGCGGTTGGGCCGACTGGCACTGTGATGGGATACGCGTCGTGGGACCGATCACCCTACGAGGAGACTCTGAATGGCGCTCGGCTGGATGACGAAGCCCGCCGTACCTGGCTGCCGTTCGATCCCGCAACAGCCGGGACTTACCGTGGGTTCGGCCTGCTGAATCAATTTCTGGTTCAAGCCCCCGGCGCGCGGCGCAGCGCGCACCCCGATGCATCGATGGTCGCGGTTGGTCCGCTGGCTGAAACGCTGACGGAGCCTCACGAACTCGGTCACGCCTTGGGGGAAGGATCGCCCGTCGAGCGGTTCGTTCGCCTTGGCGGGAAGGCCCTGCTGTTGGGTGCGCCGCTAAACTCCGTTACCGCATTGCACTACGCCGAGGCGGTTGCCGATATCCCCAACAAACGGTGGGTGACGTATGAGATGCCGATGCTTGGAAGAGACGGTGAAGTCGCCTGGAAAACGGCATCGGATTACGATTCAAACGGCATTCTCGATTGCTTTGCTATCGAAGGAAAGCCGGATGCGGTTGAAACTATAGCAAATGCTTACGTGAAGCTCGGTCGCCATCGAGAAGGTGTCGTGGGCTTTGCTCAGTGCTACCTGTTCGACGCGCAGGACATCGTGACGTTCGGCGTCACCTATCTTGAGAAGCATTTCGGAACCACTCCGATCGTGCCTCCGCACGAGGCCGTCGAGCGCTCTTGCGAGCCTTCAGGTTAG